In Streptomyces sp. NBC_00448, the following are encoded in one genomic region:
- a CDS encoding S53 family peptidase: MRPAGQALRGGATAAVLAVATALLSAPAAHAAPVAHKPVRLNAKQLAKLSAKYTQRADGTSGFVAAAASGDASSTGTTAAPSTSAPSTSTPSTSSAPSTTGIDESTTWESARGSVSTLALQGTQDWVALSTGGSITRYDAQGNPVWQKSSSSLYDDWQVKPDKAYQPQAFTPVMSEGYNPYQPSSSGRHPFAQADFNGDGVADIAVAYSVGQYPSRPFTSPGSDLPSGTFVNVLDGRTGRMLWHQLLPGYVGSLLAQDGKLVVADTTGPDWGDDPVATQGDSRSSLLAYSFTAKKSGDVTAKKAWTYSTGAPWADWTDVEPLNDGRITVGWTDTPFGLGNPRPAAGHVLVVSTASGKALVDTKTPGYPRILQQDPGSDRVLVAEQNDPYDAVRWDLTAVDAQTGARTVLASRQNTIPEDFVVNGQAHGKQARYAVAELGINADLSDGQSTISGWDGNGDTVWTHQTSSTVGNPNAPTLSLTYDPSGHGQVYAAVADNVADSATEPEGVYNTQLLALDARNGSLAWRRDGDVTGDQVTPYQGGLLSVGLDLNAWTLKKNNGKATDLPLFSENYSAASVDVNGDGVKDLIVGGQSHGVFALDGRSLKNTAPTVLWHTAVSAAVHQIQVANVVDKHGRTAPRVLAATSHGFAVLDPATGKVGADITTGAFQYGLAVTKGEIVATGSSDVAAYTADGSRMWDYRPAGVGSKQVIYSTPVTDGQGRLFLEYGGTRSGFGTGATDPAPTAVALNATTGTQMWSEQPSNADVPSAAWIEQQAGAFVSTAIPGTGGDGVAFAFGGDKPATGKHRVQIVDATTGKVVSERDSTGANTFQGFAASQKYGLVELHAFQMTLYPADGSAPYNIGTLPNNQSAVFATTAGGKETFVGAVGGLEQYDQPFPKSDDYVSSSSEDFSLFAGTATAVDLTGGKATDIVGLPYDNAAYDLNENVGGFGANMVAPDNYPHGVTVQQVTDTAQPATAATRSVQPGSDQAPEGQAAKDLAAKQKGEQSTGASTLAPFTGATLPTTGTIAPPVKIKSTVAATADDTDQPTRGYTPQQIQARLGLTGDGTGQTIAIVDAYDYPTAKDDLNHFADHFGLPQTCDSVPAGTDCFDFQQVYADGTKPAVDANWNEEEALDIEWAHSVAPHAKIVLVEAADASAAGLYQGVDKAASLHPAAVSNSWGMSEFSEESFYDGHCALADAVCVQSTGDAGYPAGYSSTNPYALAIGGTSLQLDASGTTLGETAWSSTGGGLSYFEKRPAYQKGVQSSKFRATPDVSFVADPNTGVAVYTSAGGTPVWMEVGGTSLSAPSWAALISAADQLRAQAGKAPLAAAGPHGDTAHTDVYALGPKLNDVTSGSNGLCGTECTAGPGYDTVTGLGSPLAGVDTALAALK; encoded by the coding sequence ATGAGACCCGCAGGCCAAGCCCTACGCGGCGGCGCGACAGCCGCCGTCCTGGCGGTAGCCACAGCGCTGCTGTCCGCACCGGCGGCACACGCCGCCCCGGTCGCACACAAACCCGTGCGTTTGAACGCCAAGCAGTTGGCGAAGCTCAGCGCGAAGTACACCCAGCGCGCGGACGGCACCTCCGGGTTCGTCGCCGCGGCGGCTTCGGGTGACGCGTCGTCCACCGGGACGACCGCCGCCCCCTCGACGTCGGCACCCTCGACGTCAACGCCCTCGACCTCGTCCGCGCCCTCGACGACGGGCATCGACGAGTCCACGACGTGGGAGAGCGCGCGCGGCTCCGTCTCCACGCTGGCGCTGCAGGGGACCCAGGACTGGGTCGCCCTGTCCACCGGCGGCTCCATCACCCGGTACGACGCCCAGGGCAACCCCGTCTGGCAGAAGAGCAGCAGCTCGCTGTACGACGACTGGCAGGTGAAGCCGGACAAGGCCTACCAGCCCCAGGCGTTCACCCCGGTGATGTCCGAGGGCTACAACCCCTACCAGCCGTCGTCCTCCGGTCGGCACCCCTTCGCCCAGGCGGACTTCAACGGCGACGGCGTGGCGGACATCGCGGTCGCCTACTCCGTGGGCCAGTACCCGTCACGGCCGTTCACCTCGCCCGGCTCCGACCTGCCGTCCGGCACGTTCGTCAACGTGCTCGACGGCCGCACCGGCCGGATGCTGTGGCACCAGCTCCTGCCGGGCTACGTCGGCTCGCTCCTGGCACAGGACGGCAAGCTGGTCGTCGCCGACACCACGGGCCCCGACTGGGGCGACGACCCGGTGGCCACCCAGGGCGACAGCCGCAGCTCGCTGCTCGCCTACTCCTTCACGGCGAAGAAGAGCGGCGACGTCACCGCCAAGAAGGCATGGACGTACAGCACCGGCGCGCCCTGGGCCGACTGGACGGATGTCGAGCCGCTCAACGACGGCCGGATCACGGTGGGTTGGACGGACACGCCCTTCGGCCTCGGCAACCCCCGGCCGGCCGCCGGCCACGTCCTGGTCGTGAGCACCGCCAGCGGCAAGGCCCTGGTCGACACCAAGACGCCGGGCTACCCCCGTATCCTCCAGCAGGACCCGGGTTCGGACCGGGTGCTGGTCGCCGAGCAGAACGACCCCTATGACGCGGTGCGTTGGGACCTGACGGCGGTCGACGCGCAGACCGGCGCGCGGACCGTGCTGGCCTCGCGGCAGAACACCATCCCCGAGGACTTCGTCGTCAACGGCCAGGCGCACGGCAAGCAGGCGCGCTACGCGGTGGCGGAACTCGGCATCAACGCCGACCTGTCCGACGGGCAGAGCACGATCTCCGGCTGGGACGGCAACGGCGACACCGTCTGGACCCACCAGACCAGCAGCACCGTCGGCAACCCCAACGCGCCCACGCTGTCGCTGACGTACGACCCGTCCGGCCACGGCCAGGTCTACGCAGCGGTCGCCGACAACGTTGCCGACAGCGCCACCGAGCCGGAGGGCGTCTACAACACCCAACTGCTCGCCCTGGACGCGCGCAACGGCTCCCTGGCATGGCGCCGCGACGGCGACGTGACCGGCGACCAGGTCACCCCGTACCAGGGCGGCCTGCTCAGCGTCGGCCTGGACCTCAACGCCTGGACGCTGAAGAAGAACAACGGCAAGGCCACCGACCTGCCGCTGTTCAGCGAGAACTACTCGGCCGCGTCCGTCGACGTCAACGGCGACGGCGTCAAGGACCTGATAGTCGGCGGCCAGAGCCACGGCGTCTTCGCCCTGGACGGCCGCTCGTTGAAGAACACCGCCCCGACCGTCCTGTGGCACACGGCGGTCAGCGCGGCCGTGCACCAGATCCAGGTCGCGAACGTCGTCGACAAGCACGGCAGGACCGCGCCGCGCGTGCTCGCCGCCACCTCCCACGGCTTCGCCGTGCTCGACCCGGCCACCGGCAAGGTCGGTGCCGACATCACCACCGGCGCCTTCCAGTACGGCCTGGCCGTCACCAAGGGCGAGATCGTCGCCACCGGTTCGAGCGACGTGGCCGCCTACACCGCGGACGGTTCCCGGATGTGGGACTACCGCCCGGCCGGCGTCGGCAGCAAGCAGGTCATCTACTCCACGCCCGTCACCGACGGCCAGGGCCGGCTGTTCCTGGAGTACGGCGGCACCCGGTCCGGCTTCGGCACCGGCGCCACCGACCCCGCCCCGACCGCCGTCGCCCTGAACGCCACCACCGGCACGCAGATGTGGAGCGAGCAGCCCAGCAACGCCGACGTCCCCTCCGCCGCCTGGATCGAGCAGCAGGCCGGCGCCTTCGTCAGTACGGCGATCCCCGGCACCGGCGGCGACGGAGTCGCCTTCGCCTTCGGCGGTGACAAGCCCGCCACCGGCAAGCACCGGGTGCAGATCGTGGACGCGACGACCGGCAAGGTCGTCTCCGAACGCGACTCCACCGGCGCCAACACCTTCCAGGGCTTCGCCGCCTCGCAGAAGTACGGCCTGGTCGAGCTGCACGCCTTCCAGATGACCCTCTACCCCGCGGACGGCAGCGCCCCGTACAACATCGGCACGCTCCCGAACAACCAGAGCGCGGTCTTCGCCACCACTGCGGGCGGCAAGGAGACCTTCGTCGGAGCCGTCGGCGGCCTGGAGCAGTACGACCAGCCGTTCCCGAAGTCCGACGACTACGTTTCCAGCAGCAGTGAGGACTTCTCGCTCTTCGCCGGCACCGCCACCGCGGTGGACCTGACCGGCGGCAAGGCCACCGACATCGTCGGCCTGCCGTACGACAACGCCGCCTACGACCTCAACGAGAACGTGGGCGGGTTCGGTGCCAACATGGTCGCGCCGGACAACTACCCGCACGGTGTGACGGTCCAGCAGGTCACCGACACCGCGCAGCCGGCGACCGCCGCCACCCGCTCCGTCCAGCCGGGAAGCGACCAGGCCCCTGAGGGCCAGGCCGCGAAGGACCTGGCCGCGAAGCAGAAGGGCGAGCAGAGCACCGGCGCCTCGACCCTCGCGCCGTTCACCGGCGCGACGCTGCCGACCACGGGCACCATCGCCCCGCCGGTGAAGATCAAGTCGACCGTCGCGGCCACTGCCGACGACACCGACCAGCCCACCCGCGGCTACACCCCGCAGCAGATCCAGGCCCGCCTGGGACTGACCGGCGACGGCACCGGCCAGACCATCGCCATCGTCGACGCCTACGACTACCCGACCGCGAAGGACGACCTGAACCACTTCGCCGACCACTTCGGCCTGCCGCAGACCTGCGACAGCGTCCCGGCCGGCACGGACTGCTTCGACTTCCAGCAGGTCTACGCCGACGGCACCAAGCCGGCCGTCGACGCCAACTGGAACGAGGAGGAGGCCCTCGACATCGAGTGGGCGCACTCCGTCGCCCCGCACGCCAAGATCGTGCTGGTCGAGGCGGCCGACGCCTCCGCCGCCGGCCTCTACCAGGGCGTGGACAAGGCCGCCTCGCTGCACCCGGCCGCCGTCAGCAACAGCTGGGGCATGTCCGAGTTCTCCGAGGAGTCCTTCTACGACGGCCACTGCGCGCTCGCCGACGCGGTGTGCGTGCAGTCCACCGGTGACGCCGGCTACCCGGCCGGCTACTCCAGCACCAACCCGTACGCGCTCGCCATCGGCGGCACCAGCCTCCAACTGGACGCCTCCGGGACCACGTTGGGCGAGACCGCTTGGTCCTCGACCGGCGGCGGCCTGAGCTACTTCGAGAAGCGCCCCGCCTACCAGAAGGGCGTGCAGAGCTCGAAGTTCCGCGCCACCCCGGACGTCAGCTTCGTCGCCGACCCCAACACCGGCGTGGCCGTCTACACCTCCGCCGGAGGAACCCCCGTGTGGATGGAGGTCGGGGGTACCAGCCTGTCCGCCCCGTCCTGGGCCGCCCTGATCAGCGCGGCCGACCAGCTCCGGGCCCAGGCCGGCAAGGCACCGCTGGCCGCCGCCGGCCCGCACGGTGACACCGCCCACACCGACGTGTACGCCCTGGGCCCCAAGCTCAACGACGTCACCTCGGGTTCCAACGGCCTGTGCGGCACCGAGTGCACCGCAGGCCCCGGGTACGACACCGTCACCGGCCTCGGCTCCCCCCTGGCCGGAGTGGACACCGCACTCGCCGCCCTGAAGTGA
- a CDS encoding carbohydrate-binding protein, whose product MRVGRQILRIALITGSALGLTVGGAAFAGAAAPLAQAPAAQAATTCAAAWSSSTAYTAGQQVSENGADYTANYWTQGNDPATSNGGSGSGQPWTSNGACTGGSSGGGGGTGPGTGSGSVSGLLFSPYKDVTINMNWNTYQMQSAVTGSDLPVVGSGSLVSQYLPKLPALTVAFATGACGSENWGGVSGADWAAENVPQLQSADLDYVLSTGGAGGTFTCDSTAGMESFIARYAGPNLVGVDFDIESGQSASDIQNLVAAAAGAQAQYPNLQFSFTLATLGASDGSYSGVNSLGDEVVKAVLGSSLQKYVINLMTMDYGNASSSVCVVSSGSCEMAQSAIQAVQNLEHTYGVPASKIAVTPMIGMNDATSEIFTPADADTLTSYVVSNGLAGLHYWSLDRDTPCSDTYASPTCNSVSSTTPLEYTDKFLGDLGD is encoded by the coding sequence ATGCGAGTCGGAAGACAGATTCTACGCATTGCACTCATCACCGGCTCGGCACTCGGGCTGACCGTCGGCGGCGCGGCCTTCGCGGGGGCCGCGGCGCCGTTGGCGCAGGCGCCCGCCGCGCAGGCGGCCACCACCTGCGCCGCGGCGTGGAGTTCCAGCACCGCCTACACCGCCGGCCAGCAGGTGAGCGAGAACGGGGCCGATTACACCGCCAATTACTGGACTCAGGGCAACGACCCCGCGACCAGCAACGGCGGAAGCGGCAGCGGACAACCGTGGACGTCCAACGGCGCGTGTACCGGCGGATCATCAGGAGGCGGGGGAGGTACCGGCCCCGGGACCGGATCGGGTTCGGTCAGCGGGCTGCTCTTCAGCCCGTACAAAGACGTCACCATCAACATGAACTGGAACACCTACCAGATGCAGTCGGCCGTGACCGGGTCCGACCTGCCGGTGGTGGGCTCCGGCAGCCTGGTGTCGCAGTACCTTCCGAAACTGCCAGCGCTCACGGTCGCGTTCGCCACCGGCGCGTGCGGCAGCGAGAACTGGGGCGGTGTCTCGGGCGCCGACTGGGCCGCCGAGAACGTGCCGCAACTCCAGTCCGCCGACCTGGACTACGTCCTGTCCACCGGCGGTGCGGGCGGAACCTTCACGTGCGACTCGACAGCGGGCATGGAATCGTTCATTGCCCGCTACGCCGGTCCGAACCTGGTCGGCGTCGACTTCGACATCGAAAGCGGCCAGAGCGCGTCGGACATCCAGAACCTGGTCGCCGCGGCGGCCGGAGCACAGGCGCAGTACCCGAACCTCCAGTTCTCGTTCACCCTCGCCACGCTGGGCGCGTCCGACGGCAGCTACAGCGGCGTGAACTCGCTCGGCGACGAGGTCGTCAAGGCGGTGCTCGGCTCCAGCCTGCAGAAATACGTCATCAACCTGATGACCATGGACTACGGCAACGCGTCCAGCAGCGTGTGTGTCGTCTCCTCCGGCAGCTGCGAGATGGCGCAGTCGGCGATCCAGGCGGTGCAGAACCTCGAGCACACCTACGGGGTCCCGGCGAGCAAGATCGCCGTCACCCCGATGATCGGCATGAACGACGCCACCAGCGAGATCTTCACCCCCGCGGACGCGGACACGCTGACGTCCTACGTGGTCAGCAACGGCCTGGCCGGGCTGCACTACTGGTCACTGGACCGGGACACGCCCTGTTCCGACACGTATGCGTCTCCCACCTGCAACTCCGTCTCCAGCACGACACCGCTTGAGTACACCGACAAGTTCCTGGGCGACCTCGGGGACTGA
- a CDS encoding type II toxin-antitoxin system VapC family toxin, with the protein MAVEYAQGLLDTNIVILRKWLDPAELPGEVAITAITLAELSAGPHEVRRNEEQSDYDEHAERGRRLDILQRAENEFDPIPFDTEAARIYGRVCAAVIGAGRKPRRRVADLMIAAIAVAEELPLFTTNPDDYKGLDSLVTVVPVTRPTVLHDR; encoded by the coding sequence ATGGCCGTTGAGTACGCGCAGGGCCTGCTCGACACCAACATCGTCATCCTGCGCAAGTGGCTCGACCCCGCAGAGCTCCCCGGCGAAGTCGCGATCACCGCCATCACCCTGGCAGAACTCTCCGCAGGCCCACACGAGGTGCGCAGGAACGAAGAGCAGAGCGACTACGACGAGCACGCGGAACGGGGCCGGCGCCTGGACATCCTGCAACGCGCCGAGAACGAGTTCGACCCCATCCCCTTCGACACCGAAGCCGCCCGCATCTACGGCAGGGTCTGCGCGGCCGTGATCGGAGCTGGACGCAAGCCACGGCGCCGGGTCGCCGACCTCATGATCGCCGCCATCGCCGTCGCCGAAGAACTCCCCCTCTTCACCACCAACCCCGACGACTACAAGGGCCTCGACAGCCTCGTCACCGTCGTACCCGTCACCCGACCCACCGTCCTCCACGACCGGTAA
- a CDS encoding type II toxin-antitoxin system Phd/YefM family antitoxin: MSVQPEITQRDLRSRSKEIMDAVQGGQSFTVTRDGHQIGELIPLRRRRRFVPRAEFAAMSRTASDVSLEAFRADQDATAEQETDDPYGR; encoded by the coding sequence ATGTCAGTGCAGCCCGAGATCACCCAGCGCGATCTGCGTAGCCGGTCCAAAGAGATCATGGACGCCGTCCAGGGCGGCCAGTCCTTCACCGTCACCCGGGACGGGCACCAGATCGGGGAGCTCATCCCGCTGCGCCGCCGGCGGCGGTTCGTTCCGCGCGCGGAGTTCGCTGCCATGTCCCGTACGGCGTCGGACGTCTCGCTTGAGGCGTTCCGGGCCGACCAGGACGCCACCGCCGAGCAGGAGACGGACGACCCCTATGGCCGTTGA
- a CDS encoding COG4315 family predicted lipoprotein: protein MKHHARAAAAVTGTLLAFAAATACSSSSDTAHSSAAAAPAAAGTHAADNAASSSSATVSTKSVKLGKILVDNKGMTLYLFQADKTSKSTCNGSCATAWPPLTVTGKPTAASGAQSKLLSTSKRSDGSMQVTYKGHPLYRFAGDKKSGQTNGQGLNNFGAKWYVVGTNGKQITTKPSSQPSASTSGGGGGY, encoded by the coding sequence GTGAAGCACCACGCCAGAGCCGCCGCCGCAGTCACCGGAACCCTGCTGGCCTTCGCCGCCGCGACAGCTTGTTCCAGCTCCAGCGATACGGCCCACAGCTCCGCTGCCGCCGCACCGGCCGCTGCCGGGACGCACGCGGCGGACAACGCCGCGAGTTCCAGCTCGGCGACGGTGAGCACCAAGTCGGTGAAACTCGGCAAGATCCTCGTCGACAACAAGGGCATGACCCTCTACCTCTTCCAGGCGGACAAGACCAGCAAGTCCACCTGTAACGGGTCCTGCGCCACCGCGTGGCCGCCGCTCACGGTGACGGGCAAGCCGACCGCCGCCTCCGGGGCGCAGAGCAAGCTGCTGTCGACCTCCAAGCGCAGTGACGGCAGCATGCAGGTGACGTACAAGGGCCACCCGCTCTACCGGTTCGCCGGGGACAAGAAGTCCGGCCAGACCAATGGCCAGGGCCTCAACAACTTCGGCGCCAAGTGGTACGTCGTGGGCACCAACGGCAAGCAGATCACCACCAAGCCGTCCTCGCAGCCCTCCGCGTCCACCTCCGGCGGTGGCGGAGGCTACTGA
- a CDS encoding helix-turn-helix transcriptional regulator, with the protein MSLEDLGLTADEDAVYRALIGLPTAPYELVAEVVALPGERTEAALRALMIRGVVVRPAGGQGYAAVPPAVALGAELATRREQVQRAELTVARLAETYRMVTADRAQRELVEIVEGTEAIRTRYLQLQLSARHSIDIFSAGEPRAVTPADSEEVTAISRNVRVRAVIDQGFLREPGAAENVAQSLAAGVHVRTVTEVPYKLILCDSSVAMMPLHGREADVDPAVVLRGGLAHVARELFEAVWERGRPYQEEPHPGVDPLDAHILRLLLAGLTDTAVAGQLQMSARTVQRRLQALMIRAEATTRLQLGWYASHHGWV; encoded by the coding sequence ATGAGCCTGGAGGATCTCGGACTCACGGCGGATGAGGACGCCGTCTACCGGGCGCTGATAGGGCTGCCCACGGCGCCGTACGAACTGGTGGCGGAGGTCGTCGCACTGCCGGGCGAGCGGACCGAGGCTGCTCTGCGTGCCCTCATGATCAGGGGTGTCGTCGTAAGACCGGCAGGCGGCCAGGGGTACGCGGCGGTTCCACCGGCGGTCGCTCTGGGCGCCGAACTCGCGACGCGCCGGGAACAGGTGCAGCGCGCCGAGCTGACCGTGGCGCGGCTCGCCGAAACGTACCGGATGGTGACCGCGGACCGGGCCCAACGCGAACTTGTGGAGATCGTCGAGGGTACCGAGGCCATCCGCACCCGCTATCTCCAGCTTCAGCTCTCCGCACGGCACAGCATCGACATCTTTTCGGCGGGGGAACCACGTGCGGTCACCCCGGCGGACAGCGAAGAGGTGACGGCCATCTCCCGTAACGTGCGGGTACGCGCGGTCATCGACCAGGGTTTCCTGCGTGAACCGGGCGCCGCGGAGAACGTGGCGCAGTCGCTGGCGGCGGGTGTCCACGTGCGTACCGTCACCGAAGTGCCGTACAAGCTGATCCTGTGCGACAGCTCCGTGGCGATGATGCCGCTGCACGGCCGGGAAGCCGACGTGGACCCGGCGGTCGTGCTGCGCGGCGGACTCGCCCATGTGGCACGGGAGTTGTTCGAGGCGGTATGGGAGCGCGGGCGCCCGTACCAGGAGGAACCACATCCGGGCGTCGACCCGCTCGACGCCCATATCCTCCGGCTGCTGCTCGCGGGCCTGACCGATACCGCGGTCGCCGGGCAGTTGCAGATGTCAGCGCGAACCGTGCAGCGAAGGCTCCAGGCCCTGATGATCCGCGCGGAGGCGACCACACGACTCCAGTTGGGGTGGTATGCGAGCCATCACGGCTGGGTGTGA